One genomic segment of Rivularia sp. PCC 7116 includes these proteins:
- a CDS encoding RidA family protein, giving the protein MNRENIISSQLFEARGPFSHAVKVSGFSNLIFTSTVAAIDKNWQVIGEGDIRKQTEATIVNLKKALQEAGATIKDVVKVNWYLTDISHFQTVLEVREQMFEGNKPASATIPIGPLVIPELLLEADAIAIIN; this is encoded by the coding sequence ATGAACAGGGAAAATATCATCTCCTCTCAATTATTTGAAGCTCGCGGACCGTTTTCACATGCTGTAAAAGTAAGTGGATTTAGTAACTTGATTTTCACTTCTACGGTTGCAGCTATTGATAAAAATTGGCAGGTTATTGGTGAAGGAGACATCCGCAAACAAACAGAAGCAACTATTGTTAATCTGAAGAAAGCTTTACAAGAAGCAGGAGCGACTATCAAAGATGTAGTGAAAGTGAACTGGTATCTTACCGATATCAGCCATTTTCAAACAGTGCTAGAGGTAAGAGAGCAAATGTTTGAAGGCAACAAACCAGCAAGTGCTACAATTCCTATCGGTCCCCTTGTGATTCCCGAACTTTTACTCGAAGCTGATGCGATCGCCATCATAAATTAG